The following are encoded together in the Silurus meridionalis isolate SWU-2019-XX chromosome 2, ASM1480568v1, whole genome shotgun sequence genome:
- the pold4 gene encoding DNA polymerase delta subunit 4: protein MTAKNGLITDTYKVVKKVKRSNRREKKPPSPPAAEPPQLSEREVDLQQLRKFDLTWQFGPCTGITRLQRWERAALHGLNPPQKIKDILLRESTDPEYTHSLWRDYPL, encoded by the exons ATGACAGCCAAAAATGGCCTGATCACTGATACATACAAGGTAGTGAAGAAAGTGAAGAGAAGTAACAGACGTGAGAAGAAACCTCCATCACCCCCAGCTGCAG AACCTCCTCaactgagtgagagagaggttgATCTGCAGCAGCTAAGGAAGTTTGACTTGACCTGGCAGTTCGGCCCATGTACAG GGATCACTCGCTTGCAAAGATGGGAGAGGGCAGCTCTACATGGCCTAAACCCCCCACAGAAGATTAAAGACATACTGCTGAGGGAGAGCACAGACCcagaatacacacacag TCTCTGGCGTGACTACCCCTTGTGA
- the si:dkey-28b4.8 gene encoding LOW QUALITY PROTEIN: sarcoplasmic/endoplasmic reticulum calcium ATPase 2 (The sequence of the model RefSeq protein was modified relative to this genomic sequence to represent the inferred CDS: inserted 1 base in 1 codon) has product MDNAHTKTVEEVLGYFGVNESTGLSSEQLRKNRERWGPNELPAEEGKSLWELVLEQFEDLLVRILLLAACISFTLAWFEEGEGTITAFVEPFVILLILIANAIVGVWQERNAENAIEALKEYEPEMGKVYRQDKKSVQRVRARDIVPGDIVEVAVGDKVPADIRLTSIRSTTLRVDQSILTGESVSVLKHTDPVPDPRAVNQDKKNMLFSGTNIAAGRAIGVVVATGVQTEIGKIRDEMAATDPERTPLQQKLDQFGEQLSKVITVICVAVWGINIGHFSDPVHGGSWLRGAVYYFKIAVALAVAAIPEGLPAVITTCLALGTRRMARKNAIVRSLPSVETLGCTSVICSDKTGTLTTNQMSVCRMFIVEKVAGSRCVLNEFTVTGSTYAPEGEVYKDGAVLRCSQYDALVELATICALCNDSSLDYNESKCVYEKVGEATETALCCLVEKMNVFETDLRSLTPVERATACCSVIKQLMRKELTLEFSRDRKSMSVFCTPNKLSRSATGAKMFIKGAPESVLERCCWIRASGGARVPLTSDLREQLLATVREWTSGRDTLRCLAMATRDSPPDPRTLNVENSSTFSEYESELTFVGCVGMLDPPRKEVLNAVRMCRQAGIRVIMITGDNKGTALSICRRVGIITEQEEEEAEGAPFGGGLTGREFDELPPHLQRQACLTTRCFARVEPTHKSRIVEYLQSLNDITAMTGDGVNDAPALKKAEIGIAMGSGTAVAKSASEMILADDNFSTIVAAVEEGRAIYNNMKQFIRYLISSNIGEVVCIFLTAALGMPEALIPVQLLWVNLVTDGFPATALGFNXPDLDIMSRPPRSPKEPLISGWLFCRYLIIGCYVGVATVGAAAWWFMAAHDGPKLSFYQLSHYLQCSEGHSDFAGVQCSVFESPYPMTMALSVLVTIEMCNALNSLSENQSLLKMPPWSNPWLVGAICLSMALHFLILYVDPLPMIFQIRPLSWPQWVTVLKMSLPVILMDEALKFLARNYIEPGTDLEQEEEDRQNYGQGVFADLVVKIQRGLKDVSWAFVFISAPLLFWIYSLDSDIINIFWE; this is encoded by the exons ATGGACAATGCCCATACTAAGACGGTCGAGGAGGTGTTGGGGTACTTTGGAGTGAACGAGTCCACAGGTTTGAGCAGTGAGCAGCTGAGGAAGAATCGTGAACGATGGGGTCCAAACG AATTACCAGCTGAAGAAG GGAAGTCTCTGTGGGAGTTGGTGCTGGAGCAGTTTGAGGATTTGCTTGTGCGCATTCTGCTGCTCGCGGCCTGCATTTCCTTT ACTCTGGCCTGGTTTGAAGAAGGGGAAGGCACCATCACTGCTTTCGTAGAGCCTTTTGTAATCCTCCTTATCCTTATCGCCAATGCCATTGTGGGTGTGTGGCAG GAACGCAATGCGGAAAATGCCATCGAAGCACTGAAAGAATATGAGCCGGAAATGGGGAAGGTGTACAGACAGGACAAAAAGAGTGTACAGAGAGTCCGAGCAAGAGATATTGTGCCTGGTGACATTGTAGAAGTGGCAG tgggTGATAAGGTTCCAGCGGACATCAGACTGACCTCCATTCGTTCCACCACTCTGAGAGTGGACCAGTCCATTTTGACAGGGGAGTCTGTCTCAGTGCTCAAACACACAGATCCTGTCCCTGATCCACGTGCTGTAaaccaagacaaaaaaaacatgctctTTTCT GGCACAAACATTGCCGCAGGGAGGGCAATAGGTGTTGTAGTAGCCACTGGCGTGCAGACAGAAATCGGTAAAATCAGGGACGAGATGGCAGCCACAGACCCAGAACGGACTCCTTTACAGCAAAAACTAGACCAGTTCGGGGAGCAACTCTCAAAG GTGATCACAGTGATCTGTGTAGCAGTATGGGGCATTAACATTGGACACTTCAGTGATCCTGTACATGGTGGCAGTTGGCTGAGAGGAGCTGTGTATTATTTCAAGATTGCCGTGGCTTTGGCCGTAGCTGCCATCCCCGAGG gtcTTCCTGCTGTCATCACCACCTGCCTGGCATTGGGCACACGTCGAATGGCGAGAAAGAATGCTATTGTTCGCTCACTGCCTTCAGTGGAGACTCTGGGCTGCACATCAGTCATCTGCTCTGACAAAACTGGCACTCTAACCACCAATCAGATGTCTGTCTGCAGG ATGTTTATCGTAGAGAAGGTTGCAGGTAGCAGGTGTGTTCTGAATGAGTTTACAGTGACTGGATCCACTTATGCACCTGAAGGAGAAGT ATATAAGGATGGTGCAGTGCTGCGCTGCAGTCAGTACGATGCCCTGGTAGAACTGGCTACCATATGTGCCCTGTGTAATGATTCATCTCTGGACTACAATGAG agtaaatgtgtgtatgagaaggTGGGGGAAGCCACAGAGACTGCGCTGTGCTGTCTAGTGGAGAAGATGAACGTGTTCGAAACGGACCTGAGGAGTCTTACCCCTGTCGAAAGGGCTACTGCGTGCTGTTCG GTGATAAAACAGTTAATGAGGAAAGAATTGACGTTGGAATTTTCTCGAGACAGGAAGTCCATGTCTGTCTTCTGCACTCCTAACAAACTGTCCCGCTCTGCCACAGGAGCCAAGATGTTTATTAAg GGGGCACCAGAGAGCGTTTTGGAGCGTTGTTGTTGGATCCGTGCTAGTGGTGGTGCACGAGTGCCCTTAACCTCTGACCTTAGGGAACAGCTCTTAGCCACAGTAAGAGAGTGGACTTCAGGTCGTGACACCCTACGCTGCCTTGCCATGGCAACCAGAGACTCACCACCCGACCCACGGACCCTGAACGTGGAGAACTCATCTACCTTTTCTGAGTATGAG TCAGAGCTGACGTTTGTGGGGTGTGTGGGGATGTTGGACCCTCCTAGAAAAGAGGTGCTGAACGCGGTGCGCATGTGCAGGCAGGCTGGTATACGCGTCATCATGATCACTG GTGACAATAAAGGCACAGCACTGTCGATCTGCAGACGTGTCGGGATTATAACagagcaggaggaagaggaggcagAGGGAGCACCTTTTGGTGGAGGGCTGACTGGGCGAGAGTTTGATGAGCTGCCGCCCCACCTGCAACGCCAAGCCTGCCTCACTACCCGCTGCTTCGCCCGCGTTGAACCAACTCACAAGAGTCGCATTGTAGAGTACCTTCAAAGCCTCAACGATATCACAGCTATG ACTGGTGATGGAGTTAATGATGCTCCTGCTCTGAAAAAAGCTGAGATTGGGATAGCGATGGGCTCAGGGACAGCAGTGGCCAAATCAGCTTCTGAGATGATCCTAGCTGACGATAACTTCTCCACCATAGTTGCTGCAGTGGAGGAGGGTCGAGCCATCTACAACAACATGAAGCAGTTTATCCGCTACCTCATTTCCTCTAACATTGGAGAGGTAGTGTG TATTTTTCTGACTGCTGCTCTGGGCATGCCTGAGGCTCTCATCCCAGTTCAGTTGCTATGGGTGAATCTGGTGACGGACGGCTTCCCTGCCACTGCACTAGGCTTTA CCCCTGACCTGGATATAATGTCGCGACCCCCACGCTCTCCCAAAGAGCCCCTCATCTCAGGCTGGCTTTTCTGCAGATACCTCATAATTGGCT GTTATGTGGGAGTAGCTACAGTGGGCGCTGCGGCTTGGTGGTTCATGGCAGCACATGATGGACCAAAACTCTCTTTCTATCAACTG TCTCACTATCTGCAGTGCAGTGAGGGACATTCTGACTTTGCAGGAGTTCAGTGCTCTGTATTTGAATCACCCTATCCTATGACTATGGCTCTGTCAGTGCTGGTCACCATAGAGATGTGCAATGCCCTCAACAG cCTGTCTGAGAACCAGTCTCTGCTGAAGATGCCTCCCTGGTCAAACCCCTGGCTTGTGGGTGCTATCTGTCTTTCCATGGCCCTCCATTTCCTCATCCTATATGTGGATCCACTGCCT